In the genome of Carya illinoinensis cultivar Pawnee chromosome 13, C.illinoinensisPawnee_v1, whole genome shotgun sequence, the window TACAAGTGTCAAAATGCTGGCATCCACTAGTTAGAAAATAGCAAATCACTTAACGCATTGATACCTCTTTGGTTTTGCCAAGGAATAGTCCATTGCcctttctatctttttttgtttttaattttatttttacaatgtAAGCATGGTAATAGTGTTTGTTTAGGACGCCCCACTCCTAATTCCTGTATCTTTGTTTTCAGTTTAAGTTTAATACAATTTTGTTATAAAACAATTACATTCGAGTTGAAAAGTGAAAAGCAAACGACCAAGGCGCtctgaaaattttaaacaaaattcatataaattacGAAGAAAATGGAAAAGGGGAATCAGCAGAAAACTAACGAGAAAAGCCATCCTTTAACATGTACGATtttaacaaaaaagaagaaaaaaagaaaaaggaaaacaatagaTATCGAGTACGGGGATTAAAGAAGGTGATTATTTTGAAAGCACACAATGTGATGAACCCAGCTTAGAGAagcaatacattaaaaaaaaaaagaccccaCCAAGGGAAAAACAATGCATTAAAGACAATGCATTCCGGAATTTAAGCTGGCAATATTACGCCGTCAGGTTCCTTTCGCCATAAAGAATGCAACCAAAGCAATTCCGATCGGGaacaaaattttgtttgtaCTGAGGCTCACTGCACCAGACGCGTTTACTTTGGCAGCATCGGTGTCCGTTGTAGAAGAAGAATcagtagcagcagcagcagcaccaGATGGACTGTCTGCAGCAGTCGTAGTATTTGAGTCTGCCAATGATGGTTTAGGGGCAGCAGCCTTTTTAGGCTGAGGAGAAAAAATGTCCAGTGGAAGAAGCACACTGTCCACTCGATATATCGCTAGATGGTTATCCAAATATATTGTACCACCCATTGTGGTATTCACAAGGCCAGTCGAGATGTTCACTTGGTTGCCGGCAGTGGTCACATTTAGGGGGAATTGTCCGGCGCTAGTATCACCTGCCTCTGTTGGCACTGGATTGCTTAGAGTTTGGAAATTGGACAAACCAATCACAGAGTTCAAGATGTGAAATTGTATTAGCTGGGTCTTTTGTAGGTCAGATAGAGAGTTTATAGTGCCGGGTTTGAGGTTTGAAAATGCAGTATCCGTAGGTGCAAAGATGGTAAACCCATTGTTTGAACTGTTGAGTTGTCCGTATAGTTGCGCGGCAAGTCCGGTACTCTTTAAGAGGCGGATAAAGACTGCGTAACCACGGGCCTTTGCAAGAATTTTTGTGACGTCAATGGAACCTTTTTGTACAGGTACTTGGACGGATTGGGCAGGCGCCTTGGCGGATTGGATTGGAGGCTTGGCAGGTGAAGCGGGAGGCGTGGCGGCCGAGGTTGGGGGTTTTGCCGGCTTGGCTGGAGCATTGGCGGGTGGGGTTGGAGCTGCGGTGGATTGGACTGGAGCCGCAGTGGGCTGGGCTAAAGTGTTAATAACATGGAAGAGAAAAACAAGTAGAATTGAGAGTGAAAAGACACCGCTCTTGGTCATGATCTTCGATACTTTTAGTGCGTTTCAAATTCAGGGTGGTAATTGCTAGAGGCTTGGTACGtgtgagaaggagaagaaagcCTGTTTGTAATTTAGTTTGCAAGGTGGGCTTTCTTTTGCTTGGGATATTTGGAAATGCAAGTGCAGGAGCTGTTGATGTTTTGAGATGGAGAGGAGGGATTTTATAAAAGCCCGGAGAGAGTGAAGTTAGGGAGGTGTAGGTGAAAGGGAGCAATTATTAGTGAGAAATACTAAAGTTGTATGCAGCTTATCTGTTTTGATCAAGAGTTAGAGGAGATAAAGTAGATACATAGAATGTGAGGTTTTGCAAATGGTTTGCTATTTGGGAAGGTAGCCAGGAAAAAGAGTGGGGATCTCAAATATTGGATCTGCATGCGGTCATGTTACTCACGTACACAATGGAACTATCAGACAgatagacagagagagagagagagggagggagggaactTTCAGAcggacagagagagagagagagagagagagagagagagagagggagttggCAATTGGCCCATGCCGTACTCGGATAGCGCTCTCATAATAGTCACGCATGAAGATTGGCTAGCTCTCTCTATCTTTCTCTGTCCttttttagaaaagataaaaataaattattattatcattttaaaagtTGCACTGAACAATTCGGAATTATCAACATTCTGCAACGGGAAACCATCTTTAAAAAATTGCACTAAAAATTATTATCTTCCAAACTATCTATTCTCATAGTTAGGTGTATCTTGCAAATTTGAAACCCATCTAATGTGGCCGTTGGATTTTAATGAAACTAGTCCCACATCCAATGCACGTGaaaattattagttttaattCTATTGATTTATAATCTGTTAGGAAGTGTTTTAAATGCTATTAattgtaagaaaaaaatatgaagaaaaatgacAACATTATAGAGGAAACAATACAAAGTGTCATGAACTTCTATGATTTGAGACTCAAGGcttaagaaaatgaaattggGTTCGGAATAGGTGAAAGACCGATTCAATGATTCAATAAATTGATTCGAACAATTCATGACCATTTTAAATCGATTGTTtccatattaataaaaatataaagaaccATATATAATGCAATTCCAGCATTTAACATCATGTATAAAAGGGTTTAGAATATCATGAACTCATTAGCTAGTTTCAATAAAAATGCGATAtgaattttaaaagtttaaattagaGCTTGATGCCTAGCCCTCGGTTCGGCACCAGTCTAGGGCGAGGGTGAGTACAGGGTCTAGGCTAGGCCTATGACTGCCCGAGTTTTCACCATCCACCTGGCCCaccatatattattaaaaaaattagaattgtaATAGAAAAGACGTCATTCTATATTAGATTTTGTTTTGTTGACGATCTCTCACCATTGCCGCTCGATCTCTCGGACTCTCTCCGTCTCACTGTCATCTccagccctctctctctctctctctctctttctctctctctctctctctccatgttaTGCCACACTCCTCATAGGAGGGAGAGAAGGGGGGCAATCCTCCCCCAGCATCGAGCAGGGGCACTTGCCTACAAGAGGTGGGCTGGGACACGGGGGGCCAAACTCACCCCATGCCCAAGTTTAATTCTATGCAACTGCTGGTGAATCTATAGCTTCTATAATCGAGTGACCAAGTCACATTTGTAGTAGCTCCCTTagattatatacatatatatatatatgcatataatttGTGCACTTCCGTCAAAGGTGAGCCCACCATTAAATAGTGAGTTTTTTCATGAGTCTtcaaattaaaacttaaaaacaaaataaccgTAGCTGATGGGCGGGAGCTACTTCTAGTGCTAGATATGCCGGATGTCAATTTTGACACCAAGGAGGGTTGGATATGCTAAAGTTGGTCCTGGTGAGGCACTGATGCTAGCGTGGTGTCAGATGTGCTCCATTTGGCAGATTCTATGCCTTTCAGCATTGGATGGTAGATCCAGCATCTCCCTAAATCGAAACTGTTGAGATCCAACAACCAAATGTTGGACCCACCCTTTTTTGGAGTGGTCGACAccaatatatatgaaaatgtgaGGGTGGTACTCCAAGTTCTTCATGGCTAGAGATGACATGTGCAACCACCTTTAAGAATAGGAGCCATCGAGAccagaaaaatatttaattggAGGACGATTAATAAGATTAGAACTACATAAAGAGTGACAAACACACATTCATTGCGATGTCATTGTTGACAACACGATACCAAACCCATTTACCATGTGAGGGCATGTATAACATTAAATTTGGAGATACGGATATAGCAAGTGCATAGTTCTCCAATAAACATGTCAAAATGATTGCATCCACCAGTTGGAAAATAGCGAATCTGTAACGCCTTGTACCTGAAGAGTCAGGGAGTTCATTCTTGCCACTTAAAAATACTGTTCCCAACAATACAAGAATAAACTCCAAACGATAAAAGGGAAAACCTCTATAACATGTAaacttcatttatttaaaatatactttCCCCTATAGGGACATTAATGAACTCCttcaacatataaaataaaaaaaactccacAAGCTCTCAAATAATGCATCATTGTCTGAAAATACTACTCAAAGGTATATTAACTAATATCCTGAATAACAATCCTCCAAATATATTGTACCCATTGAgtcttatttcaatattttagcCTACGTATGCATCTTAGGCACTTATTCCTCTAAACTCAACTAATCATGCATGTGCTCCATAGTCCTGGCCCTCAGCAGGAATCTCAACTTAATCTAAAAGATAATAGAGATAATTGGGTGAGTCATCAACAACATAGTAAGGATGAAACCTATACGTGTTGTAAACCTGAGCCAATTACATAATGCAGAAATACATAGTTCTTAAAAACAACAATCATATTCTCAAAAACATTTCTTTGTAATAATAGTATATGCAAATGACTTTAGCCACAAGCATAATTGAAACATGATCGGAAACATAAATAGAATAGAGACCATGTTTACTCTATGGTAGGGCTATGCATATATGCAGTTAGCCAAGCAGAACGTAAATCACTATCTTGTCATCAAAGTTATGCACTCAAAACAGAGGCCATGTTTACCTCTGTGGTAAGATTGTTTATTTTTGGGACCAGAAATCAAATACCACTATTATATCCCATTGTGAGTCATAAATTAGAGGCTACTAGTGTTGACTTTTATGTTCCTTTgtttagtcccacaccggtgggtAATAAGGAAGGAGCAAATCCTTAAGTCTACAaataagaggctaagcctcttagtttaagtacaCCAGTTGAAaccttatctagtaacttttgactttagttaaattctttTGTTGACCTCTTTGTGTAAAAATGAAataggtgtaaagttaaaattttgctaGTGTGGAAGCTTTGTGgatgtgtttggggtgaggagaaaaattaagTGATTACAACAATTTTTtgcatagtgaattttcttctttgggtctggtggtttttctcctgttttagagtttccacgtaaatttcttgtgttgttattatttctctatttttcttgttattcctgcaaatggtagatcctagggaggtaaatttgggaggtccaaattttcaacaattggtatcagagccattaggttctttttgtggggtagagttttggtgtggtagtatggatacgtacagtctatgAAGGTTACTtctaggagattgaaaattttaagtatgtCTATTGTGACTCTCTAATCTTTCCTGGAAACTGACTTaatgaggtactattcatttctacagtaaaattCATCAACGCAATGTCAAGAAGTAAGCCTTcaatcttgtcaaatttgaggtggagaaatttgatgggagaaatttaatgggagaatcaattttaaCTTGTGGAAAGTACAAATCAatgatgtcttgattcaatcagaattatacaaggcattgaagggcagactaatacttgaagtcaacactggtactagtgtgactggtgaaaggAGCAGATAtaaaatgagcgatgaagattgggaggatctgAATTTGAGAACAGTAAGTGCGATATGTCTATCCCTGGCAAAAAATattcttgcaaatgtgcatggaatatctatGGCAAATGAACTCTAGGAAAAAtttgaagagttgtatcagatGAATGGCGTCTCAAATCATATGTACCTGAAGGAGCAATTTCATACACTGAggatgagtgaaggtacaactattttAGATCATTTAAACATTTTCAATGGCTTTGTCGCTgagctagaagctattggagttaaaattgataatGAGGATCAAGTcttgagactcatctggtctcttccaccttcctatgagcaTATGAagcctattttgatacatgagaatgagaaaataattttttcaaaagttactaataaaatcttttctgaagatAGAAGACGAAGTAGTTGAAGTAATATTCCACTTGAGAACTTTGTAATGGTAGCAATTgaaaatgggaagatgaagaattcaatgaagaagaaagtagtctaTTGGGAGTGTAGACAATCTGGGctcgtcaagaaaaattgtccaataGCTGGAGCAAGTTCGGCAAGTAACTCAAAGTCAGTAAATGGAAATACTGGAAATGATGTTAATATTATGTCTCTCTCCATGGCAAACTTTGATCTttaaaagagacatgtacatcctcatggcatgctGCTAATTCtcaaagttgccatgatagatgATGTATTAATTGTAGTGGGTCCATAAGTTTGCATACAAGCATTGGGTTGACATTAATGCAGAGTGTGTGGTAGAAATTCATGTCAATagctgatgaacttccaagaaagccaaacatGGAAGTTCCACCATAATTTTCACTAAGGttgtttttcgacatgggccgaagtgaaatacttggaattgatttattctgagtaggcatgcttttaaggtgaagcatGATTGCGGAAGCTAtaaagatcttcattgaggtggagcttggctgtgggaccagtaaAAGttacaaggtggagattgttgactttTGTACTCCTTTgtttagtcccacaccggtgggagAAGTTGCAAATCCTTAAGTTTATAAGTAAGAGGTTTAGTCTCTTAGTTTAAGTACACTAGTTGAaagtttatctaataacttttgactttagttaaatttatTGTTGACCTTTTTGTGTAAAAGGGAAAGATGTGTAAAGTTAACGTTTTCCTAATGGGGAAGCTTCCTGGTGTGTTTgaggtgaggagaaaaattgtgtgattgtaacaatttttcacatggtgaattttcttctctgggtccggtggtttttctcctgttttggagttttcacataaatttattgtgttgttattatttttctatttttcttgttattcctgcaaatgaTAAATCCTACGAGGGTGAATTTGGtaaatttgggaggtccaaattccaaACAATTATTATATCTCAAGGTGGGGCTAGAAATCAAGGCAGGATAGAATCTTATGCCTCAGGGTTTTAGTATGCTCTAACATTTTATAATAGAGTATTGATCACATAGAAGAGAGGGAAACATGTAGAGAGAGATAAGTGTGGTGGTATCTGTGCAGTATGAGAGAAGACAGGGTAAGACGTTGGGACTAGGGAAGAGAAATAGGGTTTTAAGGGGTAAGCCTAAAACGACATCATCATgggtcttcttctttttttcccccttaGGTGGGTTAGCTTAAACCTTTGGGCTTTGGTTAGGGCTATGCAGAAAAGCTAGTGACCCggcccgacccgacccgaccaaGAAAGACGGTTTGAATCAGCTTGCGGGTCAAACCTGCTATATGTCAAAACGATCCGACTGTCACCATTTATGTTCTTTCACACTGTAATTCTTCCttattttatttgcaacaaaaacCAACCTCCACAAATCAAGAGCAAAGTAATATTTATCATGGAGTGGAGGGAAAAATTGATGGCACCTATGGGTTTTATCCAACCAATTGAAGACAACATTTACAGAGTATAATGTTCTTCAAACCTTTGACAGAAGCTTGTATTGGAGCATCTCCTTTATATTTAACCGAATAGAAGGCCCCATTGATGAGCAAATATGTGCACTTTTCCAGTACACACCTTTCGCACCTGGTGGCTTGTTAGCTTCTACCGATCTCTGTTGGATAAAGGCAGCAATCCTACAAATGGAGGATCAGATCTCTGTTGGCTTCTACAAATTTCAGATCTCGGTAAGCTTCCACAAGATCTATAGGATTAACCAAAAATCCTACAAATAAGCAAGATTCAAAATGTCGAAATGGTGGATCAGATCGAAGAAGACACACAACGAATCATACAAACTCAAACCCAACTTCACAACCCAATTTTAAACTCAAAAAGGTCTGCTATTCACAGCAATTTTTCCCTAACCTTTATCTTCCCCTTATCTCAACTGGCCCACCTCGATGATAAACCAAAAACTTTTACTCTGATTGCTCCTAATTCACCTTTCCATCCCATCGTCTCCAAATAttcccaaaaaatctttaacATGCGATCCTGTTTACAATCTCAATGGGTTTTCCATTTTTGGGTTCTATGCTTGTGATTTCTACCAAGAAAATGACTAGAATAATTGGAATGGGTTTTGGTGTATTCTAATCTTGATTTACGGGTTGATCCGACTTTGGGTCGGGTCGAACCACATTTGTTTCATACTATAGCGGGTTGTGTCGGGTCAGATCAAAAACCAAATGGTTTGaccgggttgcaggcctagctTTGGTCATATACAAAATCACCTAACACGGTTCTTCTATTTGGTTTTGTTAAGGAATAAGTGTCTGAACCACTAGTCCATTGCCTTTTTTTGtcgttttagttttatttttcttttaacaccTGCAAGCACAATAATAATGTTTGTTTGGGGCAGCCCACACCTTGTATATATCTCTGTTTTTAGCTCAACTTTAATACAATTTGTTTCTAAAACAATCACGGAGTTCAAGATGTGAAATTGTATTAGCTGGGTCTTTTGTAGGTCAGATAGAGAGTTTATCGTGCCGGGTTTGAGATTCGAAAATGCTATATCCGTAGGTGCAGAGACggtttgagattaaaaaatgtTGTATTCGTAAGCCATAATAAGCCTTAAGTGAGTCAAATTGAGTTTAATCGAGTTtgtattatttacaaatcaagCAAATATCTGCTTTCTTAATTGGGCTCTTTCTTCACGAATCGAGCTCGGTTTGAGTTTAGTTTAGTGAGTATCGGCTGAGCAATCATATGAACGATTTGAGCACAATTTAGTGAGTATCGGCTAGCAATCATATGGACGACTTTATTTACAGCCCTAAGTCCTCCTTCGTCTTGTACCACGGTTTTTAGTTTAACTTTAACACAATTTTGTTCTAAAACAAATGCATTCGAGTTGAAAAGTGAAAACTAAACGATCAAGACCACTAAATGCTctgaaatatttaaacaaaattcatataaattataaagtaGATAGAAATAGTAGATTCAACAGAAAACTAACAAGAAAACCGATCTTTTAATAGGTACGACTATAccaaaaaaaagtgaaaaacatcAGAGATCGAGTAAGGAGATTAAAGAAGGCGATTATGTTGAAAGAACACAATGTAATCAACACAACTTAGCCAAacgatgaattgaaaaataaaatgattccACCATCGGAATTCCAGATGGTAATATTACGCCGTCAAGTTCGTTTTGCCACAAAGAATGCAACCAAAGCAATTCCGATGGGTAACAAGATTTTGTTCGTACTCAGGCTTACTGCACCCGACACATTTACTTTGGCAGCATCGGTGTCCGTTGTAGAAGCGGAATCAGTAGcaccagcagcagcagcagcagatggACCATCTGCAGCAGTCGTAGTATTTGATTCTGTCAATGCTGGTTTCGGGGCAGCTGCCTTTTTAGGCTTCGGAGAAAAAATATCAAGTGGAAGAAGAACACTATCCACTCGATATATCGCTAGGTGGTTATCCAAATATATTGTACCACCCATTGTGGTATTCACAAGGCCGGTCGAAATGTTCACTTGGTTGCCGGCAGTGGTCACATTTAGGGGAAATTCTCCGGCGCTAGTATCACCGGCCTCTGTTGGCACTGGATTGCTTAGAGTTTGAAAGTTGGACAGACCAATCACGGAGTTCAAGATGTGAAATTGTATTAGCTGGGTCTTTTGTAGGTCAGATAGAGAGTTTATAGTGCCTGGTTTGAGATTCGAAAATGCTGAATCTGTAGGTGCAAAGATGGTAAAGCCATTGTTCGAATTGTTGAGTTGCCCGTAAAGTTGCGCTGCCAATCCGGTGCTTTTTAATAGGCGAATAAAGACTGTATAACCGTGTGCCTTTGCAAGGATTTTTGTGACGTCCATCGAGCCTTTTTGTACAGGTACTTGGACAGACTGGGCAGGCGCCTTAGCAGATTGGATTGGAGGCTTAGCAAGTGAGGCAGGAGGCGTGGCAGGTGAGCTTGGGGCCGTGGCGGGCTTGGCTGGAGCATTGGCAGGTGGAGTTGGAGCCGCAGTGGATTGGACTGGAGCCGCGGTGGGCTGAGCTAAAGTGTTAATAAcatggaagagaaaaagaagtagAATTTGGAGGGAAAAGACACCGGGTTTGGTCATCATGATCTACGTTACTTTTGGTGCGAATCAAATGCAAGAGTGGTGCTTGCTGGAGGCTTGATATGTGTGAGGGGGAGAAGAAGGCCTGTTTGGTGCGCTTTATAATTTAGTTTGCAAGGTGGGCTTTCTTTTGCTTGGGATATTTGGAAATGCAAGATGGTATGCGCAGAAGTGTTGATGCTTTGAGACGGACTAGGGGAGGGATTTTATAAAGGCCGGGAGAGAGTGAAGTGAGTGAAGTTAGGTGAAAGGGTAAAATTATTAGTTAGAAATCCTAAGTTGTATGCAGCTTATCTGTCTTGATCAAGAGTTAGAAGAGAGAGTAGATATATAAAGTGTGAGGTTTTACAAATAGTCTGCTAATTATTGGGAAGGTGGCGAGGAAAAGGAGAGGGGATCTCAAATATTGGATCTGCGGCCAATCAATGAATACGATTGCCTTCTTTCCAGAACTTTTCGATTGAAAAAAGTTAAGAGATGGGATGCTAAGTGGTCACGTTACTCATGTACACAACGGAACTATCAGTCTATCACACCGAGACACAGAGATTTAGCAATTGGCCTATGCCGTCAGAGACAGCGCTCATACGGACGCACGATGAAGATTTGCTATCTCTCTCTATCCCTGTCTttgtctcttttttattttttattttaaaagagttTCAATTATTTTCATTCTTAAAATTGCACTAAACACTCCGGAATTATCAACTATTCTGCAACGGGAATTCCAAACTTCCTATTCTCATAGCTAGGAATCTTGATAATTTAATTGAAACTCATGATCTTATGTGGCCGTTGGATTGTACATTGAAACGGATAAAACACGcaataaagagagaaaactctgaaaactatttattaattataaaatttgaaattatgagaattttccGAGAAAATAGATATCGACATTAAtgcctaaaaattaaatacgtAGGTAAATAGGAATAATGCCAAAAATTTtgcgagagggagagagagagagactattTGTGAAAAAATGAATGTAAATGGATTTATTATTAGTAAGAATGCAAAAGTGAACGTACATAGATTAtttggtgaaaaaaaaatttgatattgctcaaatccaagaaagattcagggttatttgaatagtgagataagatggttttagatgaaagttgaatacaatattgttttaagatttgaaaagttgagttgtttattatattttatacgaaatttgaaaaaattgtaatgataagattagatgagataagatggtttttcaatccaaacggTCTTTGCTTTTCTAGTTATATTTGTGCAGATACACATTCTCAAGACATTTTAACAGAATCAACGTCTGGTCCTAGATGCCCATATCAATTTGGGTTTGTATCAATGTGCAGCAATCCATCGTGTTTCATCCTTTCTCTCATTCTCCACTCTCATGCCAAGATGAAATTTCTAATTTCCTTGTCTGattagattttgtatttttagttcaaagaaaatattgtttgttttttttctttgcttggGTGTTTGCTTCCAGGTTATTATGGGTTGAAAATTCTTGTGTGGGAACTGTTAACGacgtgtttcacaccaccaactgCATGGATGACTTGCAACAAATGTAAATAGAGTGGTAAATAGTTATAGACTAATTGTACgcttatcatttaaaaaaaaaaactaccttagattatatatatatatatatatatatataatttgaagaGGGATACAATTCTAGGGTGTATAAGTGTTGTGCACTTCCTTTAAAGTACTTTAGTCTAGTGATACCCACCATTAAAAAGTGggttttttcatgtgggtcacATATATGCcaactttttaaaaatgaatgtgcAGGGTAAACACATCCTAACATTTTGGGGcatgggttggggggggggggatcttCCTAACCTGATtaaaaatcttcaaattcaaacttagaaaacaaaagaattgtagCTGACTATAGTTGATGGGTGGGAGCCACCTCTAgtgtagggctgagcaccggATTCAATTGGAGTCGGTATGCCCTAATGCCGActctgattttgattttgtcGGAGTTCAAGTTTAAACTTTGACTCTGACCCTTGTAGACTCTGTTCTGTCACGGAGAAATCAAAATCGGAGCAGACTCAGATTTACA includes:
- the LOC122292510 gene encoding fasciclin-like arabinogalactan protein 12 codes for the protein MMTKPGVFSLQILLLFLFHVINTLAQPTAAPVQSTAAPTPPANAPAKPATAPSSPATPPASLAKPPIQSAKAPAQSVQVPVQKGSMDVTKILAKAHGYTVFIRLLKSTGLAAQLYGQLNNSNNGFTIFAPTDSAFSNLKPGTINSLSDLQKTQLIQFHILNSVIGLSNFQTLSNPVPTEAGDTSAGEFPLNVTTAGNQVNISTGLVNTTMGGTIYLDNHLAIYRVDSVLLPLDIFSPKPKKAAAPKPALTESNTTTAADGPSAAAAAGATDSASTTDTDAAKVNVSGAVSLSTNKILLPIGIALVAFFVAKRT
- the LOC122292454 gene encoding fasciclin-like arabinogalactan protein 12, with the protein product MTKSGVFSLSILLVFLFHVINTLAQPTAAPVQSTAAPTPPANAPAKPAKPPTSAATPPASPAKPPIQSAKAPAQSVQVPVQKGSIDVTKILAKARGYAVFIRLLKSTGLAAQLYGQLNSSNNGFTIFAPTDTAFSNLKPGTINSLSDLQKTQLIQFHILNSVIGLSNFQTLSNPVPTEAGDTSAGQFPLNVTTAGNQVNISTGLVNTTMGGTIYLDNHLAIYRVDSVLLPLDIFSPQPKKAAAPKPSLADSNTTTAADSPSGAAAAATDSSSTTDTDAAKVNASGAVSLSTNKILFPIGIALVAFFMAKGT